The nucleotide window CACCACTGAAGAGCTTGGTGAAAGGCTTGACGAAGGTGTAGAGCCATTCCGGCAGTTTAGCGAAATAACTAAGCCCTCTAGCCCCTGTTTTGTCAAGATAAATCGGCGGGCTGTCAGCAACTCCACAGCAGACCCTGTCATCCTCAGCGAGGGCCCTGATGGTAACCATTGCCCCCATGGAGAAGCCTATTAGCCCTATCTTACCAGCCCTCTCAGGGTGCTTCTCCTTCAGCCAGTCTATCGCAGAGAGAACGTCTATTACCTCTCTATCGCCAACGGTCGTGTATTTGCCTTCACTTCTTCCATGTGCCCTGAAGTCGAAGACTAAAACGTTGTAGCCCTCCCTGAGCAGGAACTCTATGGTGGGCTTCATGTAGAGGGAATACCACCTGCTTGCGGTGTAGCCGTGAAGCGGAATCACCGTCTTATCGCTTCCGTTGTCTATCCACCAGCCGCTCAGCTTGAGACCATCGCGCGTCTCTATTGTTACATCCTCGTATTCGAAGCCAAGGTCCTTTGGCGTCCAATT belongs to Pyrococcus yayanosii CH1 and includes:
- a CDS encoding alpha/beta hydrolase, which encodes MGWLVALAFVIFLFLAFSAVVGYKMVRPSRLIENWTPKDLGFEYEDVTIETRDGLKLSGWWIDNGSDKTVIPLHGYTASRWYSLYMKPTIEFLLREGYNVLVFDFRAHGRSEGKYTTVGDREVIDVLSAIDWLKEKHPERAGKIGLIGFSMGAMVTIRALAEDDRVCCGVADSPPIYLDKTGARGLSYFAKLPEWLYTFVKPFTKLFSGAKELNMLEYADKVRKPLLLIAGEKDPLVKVEEIREFYERNRVINREVELWVTDAPHVRTLKLYPEEWKERVGEFLKKHL